The window CCGTGGGACGCGGCCTCAGCGAGCTCATCGTCTACGGCGAATACCGCTCGCTCGATCTCGGGCCGCTAGGCTATGCGCGCGTCGTCGAGAACCGGCCGTTTCTCGAAGAAGGCGTGATCTAGGCGCTCATCCCAATTCGCTTCCATCCAAAGGCACGCACTATGAACGACCCTTTGTACAAGACCGCGCTGGTCACAGGCGCATCGAGCGGGATCGGGCGCGCGATTGCGCGCCGCCTCGTCAAAGAGGGCTTGCAGGTGTACGCACTGGGCCGCGATGCCGCGGCGCTCGATGCGCTCGCCACCGAATGCGGCGCTACGCCGATCGCGGCAGACCTCAAGGACACGTCGGCGCTCGCCGACCTGTTCAGCCGCATCGAGATCGACGTGGTGGTGAACAACGCCGGGCTGCTTCCGGCCCTCGCGAAGTTCCACGACGGCTCGACGGCCGATATCGACAGCATGATCGACGTTAACCTGCGCGCGCCGCTGCGCCTTTCGCATATGGCGCTTGCCGGCATGATGCCAAGACGGCGCGGGCATCTGTTCTTCGTGGGTTCGAGCGCGGGTCGCTTCCCGCATCCGAATACCGCGGTGTACGGCGCGACCAAGGCGGCGATCAGCCTGTTCTGCGATTCATTGCGCTGCGACCTGCTGGGCAGCGGGATTCGCGTGACGGAGATTGCGCCGGGCCGCGTCCAGACGAGCCTCTATCGCACCGCTCTCGGCGAGCAAGGCGCCAACGAGAAGCTGTACGACGGCTATCGCTCGATCCAGCCCGAGCACGTCGCCGAGCTGATCACCACGGCGCTTTCGCTGCCGGACTACGTCGACGTCTCGCGCATGGAAGTCTTCCCGACCGATCAGGCGCCCGGCGGCTCGCAAATCGTTGCCGCCCGTTGACCCCTACTCCTTAACGCTCACTCCCCATTACCCATGAAAAACCAACATGTCGTTATTGTCGGAGGCGCTTCGGGCCTCGGGCTCGCCGTCGCCAAGCTGATGCTCGCCGAGGGCGCCAAACGCATCGCGCTCATCGACAAGAACGGACTCCTCCTCAAAGAGACCGTTGGCAACCTGCAAGCGGAAGGTCACGACGTCGCCGGCGTGGAAGGCGACATCACGCGCAAGGAAACCGCGCATGCGGCCTTCAAGCAGGCAGTGGACGCACTCGGCCGCGTGGATTGCCTCATCAATAGTGCGGCGATCTATCCGCGCCGCCCGTTGCTCGACATCTCCGATGCCGAGTGGGATCTCGAGAACGCGGTCAACATCAAAGGCACGTATCACATGATGGTGGCCGCCATCGAGCACATGCGCGCGCGGCCGAAGGTCGAAGCGAACGTCGCCGGGCGCATCGTGAACATTACGTCGGTCGATGCGTTCAAGGCGCATCCGCAGAACGCGCACTACGCCGCCACGAAGGCGGCCGTCGTCAGCCTCACCAAGTCGTTTGCCCAAGAAGTCGCCAAGGACGGCATTCTCGTCAACTCGGTCGCGCCGGCCGGCTTCGCGACTGAAAAAGCGAAAAAGCTCGGCTTCCTCGGCGAACTGGCCGCTGCCAACCCGCTCGGCCGCGCAGCCGAGCCCGAGGAAATCGCGCAGTGGGTGCTGATGATGGCAAGCAGCCGCAACACCTACGCCACGGGCGAAAACGTCATTGTCAGCGGCGGCTATATCTACGCGTGACATAGATCAGGCAAGGCACGATTCACCCTGCCCGGGCGGCGGGGTGAGCCCTTGCGAGACCTGCCGATATGCTAGAGTCATAGCATGTCATACAGCGTAGGTCATATGGATGAGCGACCGCGCCGACGCGGAGTGCCTGCATCCGTCAATTGCAGAGCTTTCCTCATCCAGAGCGGAGTACATGGAATGACCCTGGACGCTGAAACTCTCCTGAAAAACGCCGCCAGTTCGGGGCGGCGGCGCAGCTTGACCGAACTGGTCATCCAGGCACTGAGCGACAAGATCGATCGTGGTGAATATGCCCCGGGCGCCAAGCTCCCCACCGAGCCCGAGCTATGCACCGAGTTCGGCGTCAGCCGGACCGTCATCCGTGAGGCGGTTGCGTCGCTCAAGCTCGGCCGGCGCTTGATCGCTCGTCATGGTGTCGGCGTTTTCGTCTCGGACGACGCCGCGCAATCCGTCGAGACCGCCTTCATCGATCCCGCCACGTTCAAGAATTCGATGCACGTGCTCGAGTTGCGTATCGGCGTCGAGTGCGAGTGCGCCGCCTATGCCGCGCAGCGCCGCTCCGAGCAGCAGTTGAAAGCCCTCAAGCAAGTCTACGCGAGCATGGAAGTCGCCTCGGTCGACGACGATGCGGAGTGCGCGCGCGCCGATTTCGAGTTTCATCTTGCGATTGCGACGTGCTCGGGCAATCCGCATTTTTCCTCGCTGCTCAAGTCGCTCGGGCAGGAAATCATCATCGACCTGCGCTTGAAGCACGCCAAAGCGGACGCCAAGGAGCGCAAGACCTTCATCAAGCGCATTCAGCGAGAGCACGGCGAAATCCTAGACGCCATCGAAAAGCAGGATGAAGCCGCGGCGCGCAGAGCCATGCGCCGGCACCTCAACGAGAGTCTCGAGCGCTATCACAATCTGTCCAATGCGCGAGCGGAGTGACGGGCGGCGTCGTAGCTATCGGACGAACAACGTCCCGTCAATCCAGTGATCGCCTAAATCTCCGGCGGCGGCAAAAACTCCATCCTCTCCTCGACATACAGCGCGTAGATCAATTCGAGCATCGCGCGAACATCCTCCGATTCGTCGAGCATGCGCATGCTCATGATGATCGGCGAAACGAGCTTCGGGTCGTCGAGTTCCTTGTAGCTCACGTCATCGCGCTTCAGCCCGTGCACGCTGCTCGGGACGATCGAGATCCCCTCGCCCATCGCCACGAGCCCTAGCGCGATCTGCAATTCGCGCGTCTCGAAGATGCGATGCGGCTTCAACGCGCGATCGTGAAAGGCGGCCAGCACCTGGTCGGCATAGCTCGGGCGTGGCGCTTTCGGAAAGATGATCAGCGTCTCGCCGAGCAAGTCGTGCAGCGACAGCACGGGCTTGGCCGACTCCAACGAATGGCCGATCGGCAGCGCCACGATCATGCGCTCCTCGCGCAGCACGACGCGGCGGATGCTCGGGTCTTCATGTCGAATCCGGCCAAAGCCGACGTCGATGCGGCCTTCCTTCAAGGCTTTGATCTGATCCATCGTCGACATTTCGTGCAGGCTCAATTCGACCGCGCCGTTTTCCGCGCGAAAGCGCCGGATGATCTTCGGCAGCATTCCATAGAGCGTCGAGCCGACGAAGCCGATCGACATGCTGCGCTCGATCTTGCCGACGCGCTTGGTCATCGATTCGAGCTCGGCGGTCTGAGCGAGAAGCTGCACCGCGTGCGAATAAAAGAAGCGGCCGGTATCGGTGAGCTTGAGCGGACGCGATTCGCGCTCGAACAACTGAACGCCGAGCATCTCCTCGAGCTGCTGAATCTGGCGGGACAGCGGCGGCTGTGCGATGTGCAGCCGTTGTGCGGCGCGCGTGAAATTGCGCTCCTCGGCCACGGCAACGAAGTAACGCAGGTGGCGCAGCTCCATGACCATACCTTTTAGATATCGAACGAATACTAAATCAGTGTTGGACGCGCTAATTGGCCGCCAACTATGCTTCGACTACGGTTGACGCCAACGGAAATTATACCTTCCGAGCATTACACAGCACAGGCGGATTCGCACCTGGCAGACCGTCCGCATAACGATTCTGGATGGAGACACCGCATGATCCCGATTTACCCGGACCGTACCCCCCGGCTGACGTCGATCGACGACTTCCTCGTCGAGGACGAAGCGCGCGGCGACTATCGCCTGCACCGCAGCGCGTTCACCGACGAGGCGCTCTTCGAACTCGAAATGCAGCACATCTTCGAGGGCAACTGGATCTACCTCGCGCACGAAAGCCAGATCCCCAACAACAACGATTACTACACGACCTACATCGGCCGCCAACCGATTTTCATCGCGCGCAATCGCCAAGGCGAGCTCAATGCGTTCATCAACGCATGCACGCATCGCGGCGCGATGCTGTGCCGCCACAAGCGCGGCAACAAAGCGACCTACACGTGCCCGTTTCATGGCTGGACCTTCAACAACAGCGGCAAGCTGCTCAAGGTCAAAGACCCCGAGGGAGCCGGCTACCCTGAGTGCTTCAACAAGGAAGGCTCGCACGATCTGAAGAAAGTCGCGCGCTTCGCGAACTATCGCGGCTTCCTGTTCGGCAGCCTGAACGCGGACGTGCCGCCGCTCGAAACCTTCCTCGGCGAGGCAGCGCACATCATCGACATGATCGTCGACCAGTCCGAAGACGGGCTCGAAGTGCTGCGCGGCTCTTCAACCTATACGTATGAAGGCAACTGGAAGCTGACCGCCGAAAACGGCGCGGATGGCTATCACGTCTCGGCCGTGCACTGGAACTACGCCGCGACGACCAACCATCGCAAGCAAGAAAACGCGCGCGAAGACCAGATCCGCGCAATGGATGCCGGCAGCTGGGGACGTCAAGGCGGCGGCTTCTACGCGTTCGAGCACGGACACATGCTGCTGTGGTCGCGCTGGGCGAACCCCGAGGACCGTCCCAACTTCAGCCGGCGCGACGAGTTCGCCACCCGCTGCGGCCCCGAGAAGGCCGACTGGATGATCCAGAACTCGCGCAATTTGTGCCTCTATCCGAACGTGTACCTGATGGACCAGTTCGGCTCGCAGATCCGCGTGCTGCGCCCGCTCGCGGTCAACAAGACCGAGGTGACGATCTACTGCATCGCGCCGAAAGGCGAATCGGACGAAGCGCGTGCGCGGCGCATCCGCCAATACGAAGACTTCTTCAACGTGAGCGGCATGGCGACGCCCGACGATCTCGAGGAATTCCGCGCGTGCCAGCAAGGCTACGCGGGCCGCGCGCTCGAATGGAACGACATGTGCCGGGGCGCCACGCACTGGGTCCACGGCCCCGACGATGCGGCCAGGAAAATCGGCCTGAACCCGGTGATGAGCGGCGTGAAGACCGAAGACGAAGGCTTGTATACGGTCCAGCACCGCTACTGGGTCGAGACCATGAAAAAAGCGCTTGCGGCCGACGCTTTGCATGCGACCAGAGTAAGCGCTAAAGCGTCAACTCTGATCGACAGGAGCCAGGCATGAAGACGACCACGCTCGCCGATATCCAGGCGTTCCTCTACCGCGAAAGCCGCTTGCTCGACGACGAGCAGTGGGACGAATGGCTCACCTGCTATCACCCTGACGCGGTGTTCTGGATGCCGTCATGGGACGACGAAGACAAGCTGATCACGAACCCGCAGCGCGAGATCTCGCTGATCTATTACCCGAGCCGCCAGGGGCTCGAGGACCGCGTCTTCCGCATCAAAACCGAGCGCTCGAGCGCCACGATGCCCGACACACGCACGAGCCACAACATCGCCAATGTCGAATTGGAAAGCGAAGAGGACGGTGTGCTCACGGTGCGCTTCAACTGGCACACGCTGAGCCATCGCTACAAGACCAACTACAGCTACTTCGGCATGTCGCGCTACGTGATCGATTTTTCCGGCGACCAGCCGCAGATCCTGAACAAGTACGTCGTGTTGAAGAACGACTACATCAATCAGGTCATCGACATCTACCACATCTGAGCGGATACCAGGGCCTGTTCACACGAATAACAGGCCCTAAGGAGCAGTCTCATGGAACACAGCATCGCACTTCAATTCGAAGACGGGGTCACCCGCTTCATCTCCTGCCGCGAAAACGAAACGCTCGCGGATGCCGCGTACCGTCATCAGATCAACATTCCGCTCGATTGCCGCGACGGCGCGTGCGGGACGTGCCGCAATTATTGCGAATCGGGCCGCTACGATCTTCCGGAGTCGAGCTATATCGAAGATGCGTTGACCGCCGACGAAGCCGCGCAAGGCCATATCCTCGCGTGCCAGACGCGGCCGCGTTCGGATTGCGTGATTCGCGTGCCCGCCTCGTCCGCCGCGTGCAAGACCGGCGTATCGCGTCATGGGGGCACGCTCGCGTCGGTCGAGCCGTTGACCGAGTCGACGATCCATTTCTCGATCGACGTCGACGAGCCGGGCAAGCTCGGCTTCTTGCCCGGCCAGTACGTGAATGTCGAGATACCGGGCAGCGAACTGACGCGCTCCTATTCGTTCAGCTCGCCGCCGGGCGCTTCGCGCGTGTCGTTCGTCGTGCGCAACGTGCCGAACGGGCGCATGAGCCAATACCTTGCCGAGCACGCGAAGCCGGGCGAGAAGATCGGCTTCTCCGGCCCGTACGGCAGCTTCTATCTGCGCGAGCCCGCCAGACCCATGCTCTTTCTCGCGGGCGGCACCGGCATCGCACCGTTCCTGTCGATGCTCGACGTGCTCGCCGCGAACGAAGGCACGCAGCCGGTCAGAATGGTTTACGGCGTGACGAACGATGTCGATCTGGTCAGCGTCGAGCAGCTCGACGATGCGGTATGCAAGATTCGGCATTTTGTATACCGCACCTGTGTGGCCGACGCGGCCAGCGCGCATCCACGCAAGGGCTACGTCACCGGCCACGTCGAGCCCGAATGGCTCAACGGCGGCGACGTCGATATTTACCTGTGCGGCCCGGTCGCGATGGTCGAGGCGGTGCAGGGCTGGCTGCGCGAAACCGGCGTGACGCCCGCTAACTTCTACTACGAGAAATTCTCGGCAAGCAACGTCGCGTGAGCACCATGAGAACCAGTCAGCGCTTCAAAGACAAAGTCGTCGTCGTGACCGGTGCGGCGCAGGGCATCGGGCGCGGCGTCGCGCTCGCCGCCGCTGCGGAAGGCGCGAGCGTCGTGCTCTGCGACCGCTCCGAGTGGGTGCGCGATGTCGCCGATGAAATCTCAATCGCGGGCGCGCGATGCATCGCGGTGACAGCCGATCTCGAGACCTACGCGGGCGCATGCGAGATGACGCGCGCGGCGCTCGGCACCTTCGGCGGCATCGACGTCTTGATCAACAACGTCGGCGGCACGATTTGGACCCGGCCATATCAGGAGTACGAGGAAGCGCAGATCGAAGCCGAAGTGCGGCGCTCGCTCTTTCCGACGCTCTGGTGCTGCCGCGCCGTGCTGCCCTCGATGATCGAGCGCAAGCGCGGCGCGATCGTCAACGTATCGTCGATCGCGACGCGAAGTGTATACCGCGTACCGTATGCCGCATCCAAAGGCGGCGTCAACGCGATGACAGCGAGTCTAGCCTTCGAGCACGCACAAGACGGCATACGCGTAAACGCCGTCGCGACGGGCGGCACCGAAGCGCCGCCGCGCCGCGTACCCCGCAATGCCGAAAAACCGAGCGAGCAAGAGGCGATCTGGTATCAAGGCATCGTCGACCAGACGCTGGCGTCGAGCCTGATGCACCGCTACGGAACGATCGACGAGCAAGTCGGCGCGATTCTGTTTCTCGCTTCCGACGAAGCCTCTTACATCACAGGTACGGTGTTGCCGGTAGGCGGCGGCGATCAGGGCTGAGCCGGACGTTTCTCAGAGCATCCGGCGCAGCACGTTGTTGCGGCTCACGAACTGATGCTTGATGACGGCAAGTACGTGCAGGCCCACCAATCCGGCCAGCAGTGCGCAGCCGCCTCGATGCAGCAGGAACAGCGTATCGGTCAACGGCCCCTTCTCGAACGGCGTGCGAACCTCGAACAGGCCGAAGAACGAATATCCGTGCGGCACCATCAAGAAGCCGCTGGCCAGCACGAGAAAAATCGTCAGATACATCACGCCATGCACGCCGTGCGCGAGCCGGCGCTGTGCGGCGGAAACGCCGGCGAGCGGCCACGGCTCGACGCGCTTGTATTTCCACAGCACGCGCAGCGGAAACAACAGAATCAGAATCGTAGCCAGCGACATATTGAGCCGCGACACGAAGTCATGAACCGGCCGGCTGCCAATCCGCGAGAGTGCATACCCCGCGAAGCTCGCGTAGAGGATCGTGATGGCGAATATCCAGTGAAACGCGCGCGAGAGGCGGTCGTAGCGATCGAGGTCGCGATGGGTTTGCGCAAAGGCGGGCCCTTCCTGCGTCACGAACGGGGCATGCGCCACGGCAAGGCGCAAGCTGCCGGTTCGATCGGCGTCATTCATGGCCGTTCCGGACATCGTTTTCAAAGACACGTTGAGTAGCGGGCTCAATCAATTCGGTGAGAGGCATGGCGAGCGCAGTGGGTGTCTGCGCTCGCGCATCCTACGCACGCGGCCGCCCAGTGTCAACGAAAATGCAAATGACAATCACTCTCATTACGAATTGCTTTAATTCAGCCTTCAATACAAGCACCCGCCACGGCCGCCCGCCCTAGCCCAACAGATCCGGCCCGAGCCCATCGAGCAACGGCTTCAGCAAATCGTCCGCAGGCCGCCAGCGTTGCAGCGAAGTTCGATACAACGGCTGGCGCACCTGCGATGCGCTCGCGGTCGCCACTTGCCGGCGCGTCTGATCGAACGCGAGGCAACGTTCATCCCAATCGAGTCCGCAATGCGCAAGCATCTTGCGCGCCGTGCCCTCGAGATCGTCGACCAACGCTTCGTATTGCACTTCGAGCATGAAGTGCGCAGGCAAGACGCGCGGCGGTTTCGCTTCGTGTGGTCGACGGGTCCGCAAAGCAGACAGGCTTATAAAAGGGTGCAGGCTTGATCGAACTCGAGGCGCGGTCCGCGCGCAAAAAGCCCTGACTTGTCGCCGTACCCGAGATTGCAAAGGAAATTCGACTTGATGTGGCCCTCGGGAAAGAACTCCTCGACGGAATCCCGCTCACTCGTTCCGGCGCCGAAGAATTCCTCGTCGACTTTGGCGTTGTCGAACCCCGACATCGGTCCGCAATCCAGCCCCACCGCTCGCGCGGCCAAGATCAGATAGGCGCCTTGCAAACTGGAGTTGCGTTTCGCGGTCACGTCGACCATTTCCGGCGAATTGGCGAAGTAATCGCGCATGCCGGGATTGTGCGGAAAGAGCAGCGGCAGCTTCTCGTAGAACTTCAGGTCGTAGGCGACGATGGCCGTGACTGGCGCGCTCATCGTCTTGTCCACGTTCCCCGGAGCGAGCGCCGGCAACAACCGCTCTTTCGCGGCCTTCGAGCGCAAGAAGAGAATCCGCGCGGGAGTGCAATTGGCGCTGGTGGGAGCCCACTTCATCAGGTCGTAAAGCCGGCGCAAAGTTTCGTCCGAGACCGGCTCGTTCAGCCACGCGTTGTAGGTACGCGCTTCACGAAACAGCAGATCAAGTCCGGCATCATTTACGGTGTCTTTCATACATCCTCCTTGAGCATGTGGCCGCGGCGGCCCGGCATAACGCGTTCGCGCACGCGGCGACGATCGATCCTTTCACGTCATCACGACGATCTTTCCGCCTGCAATGTTGTCCTCCATGCAGCGGTGCGCTTCGACGATGACCTGCAGCCGAAACACCTTTTCTACCTTAATCCGTAGCGTGCCCTTTTCAAGCTGATCCACGAGCGCCGCATAGGGTGTCGTCATGAAGTCGCCACCGGGTTCGACTGCTACGGGCCGAGCTTGAAATGCTCAAATCAGATAACGGTATGAAAAATGGTTGGTTCTGGATCGCGCGGCCCTTCTCGACAATAGCCGCTAACGCTGCGTCTGCGCCGCTTGGGCGTCACCGCTCCCTGTCAGTGCGCACGCGCGGCGCACACCGACCTCTAAGCGATCCGTTACTCTCATGCTCAAGCGCTTTCTCCTCAGCAACCCGCTACGCCGCCTTTTTTTCCCGTGGGCGGGCGTCCTTGTTCTAACCGCCTTCGCGGCGAGCGCCGCGCACGCGGACAGCACGCTCGATCGCATCCATGATCGCCACAAGCTCGTGGTCGGCGTGATCCTGTCCGGGCCGCCGTTCGGCTCGCTCGATCCCGCAACACAGAAGCCGGTCGGCCTGAACGTCGATCTCGCCGAAAGCCTCGCGAGCCACCTCGGCGTCGCGCTCGAGATGGTGCCGGTGCAGCCGTCGAACCGCGTGCAATTCCTGCAGCAGGGCAAGGTCGACGCGCTCATCGCCAATATGGAAGTCACGAAGGAGCGCGCCGACCTTCTCACGTACCCGCCAACGCCGTTCGAGGAAATCGGCGGCGCGCTGATCACGCGCAAGGACAGCGGCATCAAGAGCTGGAACGACCTGCGCGGCAAACCCGTTTGCGTGTCGCAAGGGAGCAACTACGCCAAGCCCCTCGCCGACGAATACGGCGCACAGGTCAAGGCGTTCCGCGGCCAGCCCGAATCGCTGCTCGCGCTGCGCGGCAACAACTGCGTCGCCGCGGTTCACGTCGCGCCGACGCTGCGCCTCTTGGCCGCCAAGAACCCGGACTGGAAGGACTACACGATTCCGGTCTCGAACGATCTGATCCCCTCGCCGTCGGTGATCTGGGTTCGCAAAGGCGAAACCGACACGCAACATGCGTTCGAAACGATTGTCGAGGACTGGCACCGCAGCGGCTGGCTCATCGACACGGAGCGCAAGAACGGCATGCAGCCGTCGCAAGCGGTGCTCGACCTGCATGCGAAATTCAAGGCGCAGCCTGCATGAGCGCCGCGCCGCTCGAAGCGGCCGTCGCCGCGCTCAAGCGCGCCGGGCTCGACTACGGCTTCGTGCTCGACGCCGACGACCGCCTGTCGTTCGTCCACGGCATGCTGGTGACAGTCGAGCTGGCCCTCGTCACCGCATGCTTCAGCATCGTGGCCGGCGTGCTGCTCGCGTCGATGCTGCGATCGCCGCATGCGGCGCTCGCCCGCAGCGCGCGCGCTTTCATCGAAGTCACGCGCAATACGCCGACTCTGGTGCAGCTCTTCTGCGCGTTTCTCGTGCTCAACATGCTGTTGAGCGAAGCATTGCGCAGCCTCGGCGGCAATCCGTTGACGCCGTTCATCTGGAGCGTCGCGGTGATCGCGTTGCACAAGGGCGCGTTTCATGCGGAAGCGCTGCGAGCCGGCATCGAAGCAGTGAGGATGCCTGGATATGGCCACTGAGCCCCTCGTCTCGCTTCCCGCTCTCGCGCCAAGCCGCCGCCCGGGCGCGCTCGCTGCCGTGCTCGTGGTCGCTGCGCTGCTCGCATTAGGCGAGCGCGAACTCGCCGCCAGCGCACGCAACACCGCATTCGCCGCGTTGCTCAAATGGGCGCCCGCGCTCGGCAAGTCGCTCTTGGTCAACATCGAAATCAGCGTGCTCGCAGTCTTGATCGGCAGCGTGGCCGGGCTCGCGCTGGGGCCGCTGCTGTTGTCGCCGTTGGCGCCGGCGCGCATCGCGGCGCGTGCGTACGTGCAGGGGTTTCGCAACGCGCCGCTCCTCGTACTGATCTACTTTTCGACCTACGTGTTTCCGTTCGAGATTCCGCTCGGCCATCACGCGCTGCCCTTCCCTGACTGGTTCAAGGTCACGCTGGGACTCGCGCTGCCGGCGAGCGCGAACGTCGCGGAGATTTTTCGCGGCGCGATCCAATCCATTCCGCACGCGCAATGGGATGCCGCGCGGTCGCTCGCGTTTTCCCGCACTCAGGTGTTCCGCTGGATCATCCTGCCGCAGTGCGTGAAGCGCATGCTGCCGCCGTGGATGAACCTGTACGCGAGCATCACGATGGGCACCTCGCTCGCGTCGCTGGTCGGCGTGCACGACCTGCTCGATACCGCCCAGGTGGCAAGCAACACCGTCGCGCGCGCGGACTTCACCGTGCTCGTGTATTTCACCGTGCTGGGCCTCTTCTTCGCCTATTGCTATCCGATCGCGCGCTTCACGCGGCGCCTGGAACAACGTTATGCGCTCAGTTGAACCCTTCGTCTCCACCGCTGCGAACGACGCGCCGCGGCCGCTCGTCAGCCTGCGCGACGTGCACTTGTCGTTCGGCGCGAACCCCGTATTGAACGGCATCGACCTCGACGTGTTCCGAGGCCAGGCGGTGTCGATCATCGGGCCGTCAGGGTCGGGAAAATCGACGATCCTGCGCTGCATCACCGGCTTGCTGAAACCGCAGAGCGGCACGATCGAAGTCGACGGCACGCGCGTCGATCGGCTCGCTTCCGAGCATGACGAAATTGCGCTGCGAAAGCGGGTCGGCTTCGTGTTCCAGCAGTACAACTTGTTTCCGCATTTGAGCGTGCTCGACAACCTGGTGGCGGCCCCGGTGCGGATTCTCGGCCGCGACAAGAAGAGCGCGATCCGCCATGCGCACGAACTGCTTGCGCGCGTGAGGCTCGCCGACAAGGCGCACGCCTATCCGGGCCAGCTTTCCGGCGGACAGCAGCAGCGCGTCGCGATTGCACGCGCGCTCGCGATGCAGCCGGATTTGATCCTGTTCGACGAA is drawn from Trinickia violacea and contains these coding sequences:
- a CDS encoding sulfotransferase, producing MQSRVRRQVRAFCARTAPRVRSSLHPFISLSALRTRRPHEAKPPRVLPAHFMLEVQYEALVDDLEGTARKMLAHCGLDWDERCLAFDQTRRQVATASASQVRQPLYRTSLQRWRPADDLLKPLLDGLGPDLLG
- the benA gene encoding benzoate 1,2-dioxygenase large subunit; the encoded protein is MIPIYPDRTPRLTSIDDFLVEDEARGDYRLHRSAFTDEALFELEMQHIFEGNWIYLAHESQIPNNNDYYTTYIGRQPIFIARNRQGELNAFINACTHRGAMLCRHKRGNKATYTCPFHGWTFNNSGKLLKVKDPEGAGYPECFNKEGSHDLKKVARFANYRGFLFGSLNADVPPLETFLGEAAHIIDMIVDQSEDGLEVLRGSSTYTYEGNWKLTAENGADGYHVSAVHWNYAATTNHRKQENAREDQIRAMDAGSWGRQGGGFYAFEHGHMLLWSRWANPEDRPNFSRRDEFATRCGPEKADWMIQNSRNLCLYPNVYLMDQFGSQIRVLRPLAVNKTEVTIYCIAPKGESDEARARRIRQYEDFFNVSGMATPDDLEEFRACQQGYAGRALEWNDMCRGATHWVHGPDDAARKIGLNPVMSGVKTEDEGLYTVQHRYWVETMKKALAADALHATRVSAKASTLIDRSQA
- a CDS encoding malonic semialdehyde reductase — protein: MKDTVNDAGLDLLFREARTYNAWLNEPVSDETLRRLYDLMKWAPTSANCTPARILFLRSKAAKERLLPALAPGNVDKTMSAPVTAIVAYDLKFYEKLPLLFPHNPGMRDYFANSPEMVDVTAKRNSSLQGAYLILAARAVGLDCGPMSGFDNAKVDEEFFGAGTSERDSVEEFFPEGHIKSNFLCNLGYGDKSGLFARGPRLEFDQACTLL
- a CDS encoding 1,6-dihydroxycyclohexa-2,4-diene-1-carboxylate dehydrogenase, with the protein product MRTSQRFKDKVVVVTGAAQGIGRGVALAAAAEGASVVLCDRSEWVRDVADEISIAGARCIAVTADLETYAGACEMTRAALGTFGGIDVLINNVGGTIWTRPYQEYEEAQIEAEVRRSLFPTLWCCRAVLPSMIERKRGAIVNVSSIATRSVYRVPYAASKGGVNAMTASLAFEHAQDGIRVNAVATGGTEAPPRRVPRNAEKPSEQEAIWYQGIVDQTLASSLMHRYGTIDEQVGAILFLASDEASYITGTVLPVGGGDQG
- the benB gene encoding benzoate 1,2-dioxygenase small subunit; the encoded protein is MKTTTLADIQAFLYRESRLLDDEQWDEWLTCYHPDAVFWMPSWDDEDKLITNPQREISLIYYPSRQGLEDRVFRIKTERSSATMPDTRTSHNIANVELESEEDGVLTVRFNWHTLSHRYKTNYSYFGMSRYVIDFSGDQPQILNKYVVLKNDYINQVIDIYHI
- a CDS encoding cytochrome b yields the protein MNDADRTGSLRLAVAHAPFVTQEGPAFAQTHRDLDRYDRLSRAFHWIFAITILYASFAGYALSRIGSRPVHDFVSRLNMSLATILILLFPLRVLWKYKRVEPWPLAGVSAAQRRLAHGVHGVMYLTIFLVLASGFLMVPHGYSFFGLFEVRTPFEKGPLTDTLFLLHRGGCALLAGLVGLHVLAVIKHQFVSRNNVLRRML
- the benC gene encoding benzoate 1,2-dioxygenase electron transfer component BenC — translated: MEHSIALQFEDGVTRFISCRENETLADAAYRHQINIPLDCRDGACGTCRNYCESGRYDLPESSYIEDALTADEAAQGHILACQTRPRSDCVIRVPASSAACKTGVSRHGGTLASVEPLTESTIHFSIDVDEPGKLGFLPGQYVNVEIPGSELTRSYSFSSPPGASRVSFVVRNVPNGRMSQYLAEHAKPGEKIGFSGPYGSFYLREPARPMLFLAGGTGIAPFLSMLDVLAANEGTQPVRMVYGVTNDVDLVSVEQLDDAVCKIRHFVYRTCVADAASAHPRKGYVTGHVEPEWLNGGDVDIYLCGPVAMVEAVQGWLRETGVTPANFYYEKFSASNVA
- a CDS encoding zinc-binding dehydrogenase encodes the protein MTTPYAALVDQLEKGTLRIKVEKVFRLQVIVEAHRCMEDNIAGGKIVVMT
- a CDS encoding SDR family oxidoreductase, encoding MNDPLYKTALVTGASSGIGRAIARRLVKEGLQVYALGRDAAALDALATECGATPIAADLKDTSALADLFSRIEIDVVVNNAGLLPALAKFHDGSTADIDSMIDVNLRAPLRLSHMALAGMMPRRRGHLFFVGSSAGRFPHPNTAVYGATKAAISLFCDSLRCDLLGSGIRVTEIAPGRVQTSLYRTALGEQGANEKLYDGYRSIQPEHVAELITTALSLPDYVDVSRMEVFPTDQAPGGSQIVAAR
- a CDS encoding LysR family transcriptional regulator — its product is MELRHLRYFVAVAEERNFTRAAQRLHIAQPPLSRQIQQLEEMLGVQLFERESRPLKLTDTGRFFYSHAVQLLAQTAELESMTKRVGKIERSMSIGFVGSTLYGMLPKIIRRFRAENGAVELSLHEMSTMDQIKALKEGRIDVGFGRIRHEDPSIRRVVLREERMIVALPIGHSLESAKPVLSLHDLLGETLIIFPKAPRPSYADQVLAAFHDRALKPHRIFETRELQIALGLVAMGEGISIVPSSVHGLKRDDVSYKELDDPKLVSPIIMSMRMLDESEDVRAMLELIYALYVEERMEFLPPPEI
- a CDS encoding FadR/GntR family transcriptional regulator is translated as MTLDAETLLKNAASSGRRRSLTELVIQALSDKIDRGEYAPGAKLPTEPELCTEFGVSRTVIREAVASLKLGRRLIARHGVGVFVSDDAAQSVETAFIDPATFKNSMHVLELRIGVECECAAYAAQRRSEQQLKALKQVYASMEVASVDDDAECARADFEFHLAIATCSGNPHFSSLLKSLGQEIIIDLRLKHAKADAKERKTFIKRIQREHGEILDAIEKQDEAAARRAMRRHLNESLERYHNLSNARAE
- a CDS encoding SDR family NAD(P)-dependent oxidoreductase is translated as MKNQHVVIVGGASGLGLAVAKLMLAEGAKRIALIDKNGLLLKETVGNLQAEGHDVAGVEGDITRKETAHAAFKQAVDALGRVDCLINSAAIYPRRPLLDISDAEWDLENAVNIKGTYHMMVAAIEHMRARPKVEANVAGRIVNITSVDAFKAHPQNAHYAATKAAVVSLTKSFAQEVAKDGILVNSVAPAGFATEKAKKLGFLGELAAANPLGRAAEPEEIAQWVLMMASSRNTYATGENVIVSGGYIYA